Proteins co-encoded in one Polyangiaceae bacterium genomic window:
- a CDS encoding peptidylprolyl isomerase → MADSVRASHILLMYAGSARSTATRSKDEAQQLIQELKGQIDGGADFAALAQQHSDCPSGKQGGDLGNFGRGQMVPPFEQAAFGMDVGATSGIVETDFGYHLIRRTG, encoded by the coding sequence ATGGCCGATTCCGTACGCGCTTCCCACATCCTACTCATGTACGCCGGGTCCGCGCGCTCCACCGCGACGCGGAGCAAGGACGAGGCGCAGCAGTTGATTCAGGAGCTGAAGGGCCAGATCGACGGCGGCGCCGACTTTGCGGCCTTGGCACAACAGCACTCGGATTGTCCGTCTGGAAAACAGGGAGGCGACCTCGGGAATTTCGGACGCGGGCAAATGGTGCCGCCCTTCGAGCAGGCCGCCTTCGGCATGGACGTCGGTGCGACCAGTGGGATCGTGGAGACGGATTTCGGCTACCATCTGATCCGCCGGACGGGCTGA
- a CDS encoding HAD-IG family 5'-nucleotidase, with protein MSDDLSNRRVFANRTLNMRSIRAVGFDMDYTLVHYKVQVWEQRAYAHARDILAARGLPVAGLEFDPDLCTVGLVLDLERGNLVKASRFGYVTRAFHGTRPMSFADQRSCYAGSYVDLREPRWMFLNTLFSLSEATLYAQCVDLLDAGRLDGALGYEALYRVVRDAVDRTHMEDAIKAEIAKDPAPFIEPDPLLVPTLLDLKDAGKLLMLITNSEWSYTKSILEYVLDPALPSGQTFRDVFDVLIVAASKPGFFTAQNPLFELVDDSGLLKPSRGPLRKGTAYLGGNARQVERDLELQAEDILYVGDHLYSDVHVTKDMLRWRTALVLRDLEAELDALASFQDSQLRLSQLMARKSELERTLDAHKLALQRQKHGRGQRGDADGAHRALSELRSQLDALDEEIAPLARAAGRLNNPNWGLIMRAGIDKSYLARQLERYADVYTSRVSNFSLCTPFAYLRAPQVNLPHDQGLSASD; from the coding sequence ATGAGTGACGACCTTTCGAACCGACGCGTATTCGCCAACCGCACGCTGAACATGCGTTCGATCCGCGCTGTCGGCTTCGACATGGACTACACCCTGGTCCACTACAAGGTGCAGGTTTGGGAGCAGCGAGCGTACGCGCACGCCCGTGACATCCTCGCCGCACGCGGCCTGCCTGTGGCAGGCTTGGAGTTCGACCCCGATTTGTGCACGGTTGGATTGGTGCTCGATCTCGAGCGCGGCAACCTGGTCAAAGCCAGTCGCTTCGGCTACGTGACGCGCGCGTTTCACGGCACGCGACCCATGTCCTTCGCGGACCAGCGCTCCTGCTACGCCGGAAGCTACGTGGACTTGCGCGAGCCGCGCTGGATGTTCCTGAACACGCTGTTCTCGCTCTCCGAAGCCACCTTGTACGCGCAGTGTGTCGACCTCCTCGACGCAGGCCGTCTGGATGGCGCCCTCGGCTACGAAGCGCTGTACCGCGTCGTGCGCGACGCGGTGGATCGCACCCACATGGAGGATGCCATCAAAGCGGAGATCGCCAAGGATCCAGCACCCTTCATCGAGCCGGACCCTCTGCTCGTGCCCACCCTCTTGGACCTCAAGGACGCCGGCAAGCTCTTGATGCTGATCACCAACTCCGAGTGGAGCTACACCAAGTCGATTCTGGAGTACGTGCTCGATCCTGCGCTACCGAGCGGACAGACCTTTCGCGACGTCTTCGACGTGCTGATCGTCGCAGCCAGCAAACCTGGCTTCTTCACCGCTCAGAATCCGCTCTTCGAGCTCGTGGACGACAGCGGACTGCTCAAGCCGAGTCGTGGCCCCCTGCGCAAGGGGACTGCGTATCTAGGGGGCAACGCACGCCAGGTGGAACGGGACCTGGAGCTACAAGCCGAGGACATTCTCTACGTCGGCGATCATCTCTATTCCGACGTTCACGTGACCAAAGACATGCTGCGATGGAGAACGGCGCTCGTGCTCCGCGACCTCGAGGCCGAACTCGACGCGCTGGCGAGTTTCCAGGACTCGCAGCTGCGCCTCTCACAGCTGATGGCGAGAAAGTCGGAGCTGGAACGCACGCTGGATGCGCACAAGCTAGCACTGCAGCGACAGAAGCACGGTCGAGGGCAACGGGGAGACGCCGATGGGGCCCATCGTGCGCTGTCGGAGTTGCGCAGCCAGCTCGATGCCCTGGACGAGGAGATCGCGCCTCTCGCGCGCGCCGCGGGACGCCTCAACAACCCGAACTGGGGCCTGATCATGCGCGCGGGCATCGACAAGAGCTACTTGGCACGCCAACTCGAGCGCTACGCGGACGTATACACTTCCCGCGTCTCCAACTTCTCCCTGTGCACGCCCTTCGCCTACCTGCGGGCGCCACAGGTGAACTTGCCGCACGACCAGGGACTGTCCGCGAGCGACTGA
- a CDS encoding VTT domain-containing protein, whose amino-acid sequence MSAAKGARAGGKAPRRGRALLSALLAPIVLTTTATLTGTALAPKLLVSAPLLLIALNPVSRHLILVSPVTELGPYLAVAVTRLFLPDPFYFAIGRLWGKDAIAWVERRLGGAGRLVRGVEALFERAGWLVLMLAPVGLVCVLAGASRMSVRTFVLLNLAATVTWALIVRRLGDVFAGPVALVRQFVADNVLLLTGVSVLLVVIQLILQRRRSRQGTRAQGKDQELG is encoded by the coding sequence ATGAGTGCGGCGAAGGGGGCTCGAGCGGGCGGTAAGGCGCCGCGCCGCGGTCGGGCGCTGTTGTCTGCGCTGCTCGCGCCCATCGTGCTCACCACCACGGCGACACTCACCGGTACGGCTCTCGCCCCGAAACTGCTCGTCAGTGCCCCGCTGCTGCTCATCGCGCTCAATCCCGTGTCGCGCCACCTCATCCTCGTGTCGCCCGTCACGGAGCTGGGGCCCTACCTGGCGGTGGCCGTCACGCGACTGTTTCTACCGGACCCCTTCTACTTCGCCATTGGTCGATTGTGGGGCAAAGACGCGATTGCCTGGGTGGAGCGTCGCTTGGGGGGAGCGGGTCGCCTCGTGCGCGGCGTGGAAGCGCTCTTCGAGCGGGCCGGTTGGCTGGTGCTGATGTTGGCTCCGGTCGGATTGGTGTGCGTGCTCGCGGGAGCGTCGCGCATGTCCGTACGCACCTTCGTGCTCCTCAACTTGGCTGCCACGGTCACGTGGGCTTTGATCGTGCGCCGACTCGGGGACGTGTTCGCCGGACCGGTGGCGCTCGTGCGGCAGTTCGTTGCGGACAACGTGCTGTTGCTGACCGGGGTCTCCGTGCTGCTCGTCGTCATCCAGTTGATTCTGCAGCGACGCCGCTCCCGGCAGGGGACCCGGGCGCAAGGAAAGGACCAGGAGCTGGGTTGA
- a CDS encoding VOC family protein, whose protein sequence is MTISAATPYLIVGGKSERAIALYQAAFGAEVTRLQRFGDMNQDCPEAEKHRVMHAELAFGGATIMLSDGNAEMPPPGGVVRIALNLDDPDQAKKCFDVLAESGQAIHPLFDAPWGALFGVVQDELGVNWMFNCTKP, encoded by the coding sequence ATGACGATTTCTGCAGCGACTCCCTATCTGATCGTGGGAGGCAAGTCCGAGCGAGCCATCGCTCTCTACCAGGCGGCATTCGGGGCCGAGGTGACGCGCCTACAGCGCTTCGGCGACATGAATCAGGACTGCCCCGAGGCAGAGAAACACCGCGTGATGCACGCCGAACTCGCCTTCGGAGGCGCCACAATCATGCTGAGCGATGGCAACGCCGAGATGCCTCCCCCAGGCGGTGTGGTGCGCATCGCGCTGAACCTCGACGATCCGGACCAAGCCAAGAAGTGCTTCGATGTGCTGGCGGAGAGCGGCCAGGCGATTCACCCGCTCTTCGACGCGCCTTGGGGAGCCCTCTTTGGCGTGGTGCAGGACGAACTCGGCGTGAACTGGATGTTCAACTGCACGAAGCCCTAG
- a CDS encoding PilZ domain-containing protein produces MARRAQRYTLWLPVRVDELDAGVAVGHDASALGLSMVAASRLEVGSLVHLTFQLPPGSDNLQTVTGHVVRVEQNVEDPEGMWPHRIALQFDDPDPELESTLRDLERRGMAKKK; encoded by the coding sequence GTGGCACGGCGAGCCCAGCGATACACCTTGTGGTTGCCAGTGCGGGTGGACGAACTCGACGCTGGCGTCGCCGTCGGGCACGATGCGAGCGCGCTGGGCTTGTCCATGGTTGCCGCCAGTCGGCTGGAAGTCGGCAGTCTGGTTCACCTCACTTTTCAACTGCCGCCTGGTTCTGACAACCTGCAGACGGTTACTGGACACGTGGTGCGCGTGGAACAAAACGTCGAGGACCCCGAGGGCATGTGGCCACACCGCATCGCACTTCAGTTCGACGACCCCGACCCGGAGCTGGAGTCGACGCTCCGAGACTTGGAGCGGAGGGGGATGGCAAAGAAGAAGTGA
- a CDS encoding AgmX/PglI C-terminal domain-containing protein, whose product MLRAFCCVSLLGPALLVLGCTENQPPRPPPPPPSWGTDLPPPPEPTPAPAPPPEAGDVRLGSAMMLGGLGISEAASSAASKAFVANFESNKSLFRQCYARGLNRNASLQGSLDVRVVLSRDGSIYELTPTHVGLDDNEVVQCMVDVFRRLRYQPLQDGEYFSVTAPLKLKPQ is encoded by the coding sequence ATGCTCCGCGCGTTCTGCTGTGTGTCGCTCCTGGGTCCCGCCCTCTTGGTCCTCGGGTGCACCGAGAACCAGCCCCCTCGTCCTCCTCCCCCTCCCCCCAGCTGGGGCACGGATCTCCCTCCGCCGCCCGAACCGACTCCTGCCCCCGCGCCTCCCCCAGAGGCCGGAGACGTTCGTCTGGGGTCCGCGATGATGCTGGGTGGGCTGGGGATCTCCGAAGCCGCGTCCAGCGCCGCAAGCAAGGCCTTCGTGGCCAACTTCGAGAGCAACAAGTCGCTCTTTCGGCAGTGCTACGCGCGGGGTCTGAACCGGAACGCCTCGCTACAGGGCAGTCTCGATGTTCGCGTGGTGCTCAGCCGTGATGGCAGCATCTATGAACTCACGCCTACGCACGTCGGCCTCGACGACAACGAAGTCGTGCAGTGCATGGTCGACGTGTTCCGACGCCTGCGTTATCAGCCGCTGCAAGACGGTGAGTACTTCAGCGTGACGGCTCCTCTGAAGCTCAAGCCGCAATAG
- a CDS encoding PhnD/SsuA/transferrin family substrate-binding protein, translated as MAEPIRIATVPGAATTSGRHSTAAIVRMRQDFFARALARVLAVPVEVTTFPDYLELSGRVALGEAHLAWMPPVAAYRVLTADAAVPLVLPLRMGTAVFTSALFCRPQNAPPDLAGASGFRAAWVDPVSAAGYLVVRAGLRAAGWDPERLFPLQSFHGSHSEVVRAVLSGEADVGATYVHRDAEGAIRRAGWGDASVHVLLEHGPVPSDALIASRQLSPELVNKIRTAFVQRPDMALLAAARELFEAEAFALAEVEHFLVLERYLPFLDEEDRERVSALPPLR; from the coding sequence ATGGCAGAGCCGATTCGCATTGCCACGGTCCCCGGCGCCGCCACCACGTCCGGGCGGCACAGCACTGCCGCCATCGTGCGCATGCGTCAGGACTTCTTTGCGCGGGCCCTGGCTCGAGTGCTGGCCGTGCCCGTCGAGGTCACGACGTTCCCCGACTACCTGGAACTCAGCGGACGCGTCGCGCTCGGGGAAGCGCATTTGGCGTGGATGCCGCCCGTCGCGGCCTACCGCGTCCTGACCGCTGACGCTGCCGTTCCCCTCGTTCTCCCGCTTCGAATGGGGACGGCCGTCTTCACCAGCGCGCTCTTTTGCCGGCCCCAGAATGCGCCGCCAGATCTTGCAGGCGCCAGCGGCTTCCGCGCGGCCTGGGTGGATCCGGTCAGCGCGGCTGGCTACTTGGTCGTGCGCGCCGGGCTGCGAGCGGCGGGCTGGGATCCCGAACGGCTCTTTCCACTGCAGTCTTTCCACGGATCGCATTCGGAAGTCGTGCGCGCGGTGCTGAGTGGGGAGGCCGACGTCGGGGCCACCTACGTGCATCGAGACGCCGAGGGCGCGATACGGCGAGCGGGTTGGGGGGATGCTTCCGTACACGTCCTGCTCGAACACGGGCCTGTTCCCTCGGACGCACTGATCGCGAGCAGGCAATTGTCGCCGGAGCTGGTGAACAAGATCCGCACTGCGTTCGTCCAACGACCAGACATGGCGCTGCTGGCCGCCGCCCGCGAATTGTTCGAGGCCGAGGCCTTTGCTCTGGCCGAGGTCGAGCACTTCCTGGTGCTCGAACGCTACCTGCCGTTCTTGGACGAGGAAGATCGCGAGCGGGTTTCCGCCCTTCCTCCGCTGCGCTAG